In one window of Prionailurus bengalensis isolate Pbe53 chromosome B3, Fcat_Pben_1.1_paternal_pri, whole genome shotgun sequence DNA:
- the ACIN1 gene encoding apoptotic chromatin condensation inducer in the nucleus isoform X3, with translation MPEAVGTDPSTSRKMAELEEVTLDGKPLQALRVTDLKAALEQRGLAKSGQKSALVKRLKGALMLENLQKHSTPHAAFQPNSQIGEEMSQNSFIKQYLEKQQELLRQRLEREAREAAELEEASAESEDEMIHPEGVASLLPPDFQSSLERPELELSRHSPRKSSSVSEEKGESDDDKPRKGERRSSRVRQARAAKLSECSQAAEEEEDQEAPSRNLRVRADRNLKTEEEEEEEEEEEEDEEEEEDDEGQKSRDVPVLKQFEETEEREEIPKAKPEEVIDERSQTIRSQEQEGLERGGRVTRSQEEARRSHMARHQQEKEMKTVSSLEEEEKEVNILKGFEEKSKSPSPPRLTEDLEKAPLVLQPEQNASEEETPPPLLTKEASSPPSNTQLQSEEEIEPMEGPAPPVLIQLSPHNTDAEARELLISQHTVQLVGGLSPLSSLADTKAESLAEKVPEESVLPLVQKSTLAECSTQKGLETESEKSAQPLPLKIEELAPAKGITEESLKQLSLEQKEGRRASHTLLPSHRLKQSADSSSSRSSSSSSSSRSRSRSPDSSGSQSHSSPRSKQRDGSRARTHTNPRGRSEMDSRSTSESRSRSRSRSASSNSRKSLSPGVSRDSSTSYTETKDPSSGQEVATPPVPQLQVLEPKERTSTSSSIRMRRLSQPEPAEKHVTQRLQPERGSPKKCEAEEAEPPAATQPQTSETQTSHLPESERIHHTVEEKEEVTMDTSENRPENEVPEPPVPIADQVSNDDRPEGSAEDEEKKESSLPKSFKRKISVVSATKGVPAGNSDTEGGQPGRKRRWGASTATTQKKPSISITTESLKEAIVDLHADDSRISEDETERNGDDGTHDKGLKICRTVTQVVPAEGQENGQREEEEEEKEPEAEPPIPPQVSVEVALPPPVEHEVKKVTLGDTLTRRSISQQKSGVSITIDDPVRTAQVPSPPRGKISNIVHISNLVRPFTLGQLKELLGRTGTLVEEAFWIDKIKSHCFVTYSTVEEAVATRTALHGVKWPQSNPKFLCADYAEQEELDYHRGLLVDRPSETKTEEQGVPRPLHPPPPPPAQPPQHPRAEQREQERAVREQWAEREREMERRERTRSEREWDRDKVREGPRSRSRSRDRRRKERAKSKEKKSEKKEKAQEEPPAKLLDDLFRKTKAAPCIYWLPLTDSQIVQKEAERAERAKEREKRRKEQEEEEQKEREKEAERERNRQLEREKRREHSRERDRERERERERDRGDRDRDRERDRERGRERDRRDTKRHSRSRSRSTPVRDRGGRR, from the exons ATGCCCGAAGCCGTCGGGACGGACCCGAGTACCTCACGCAAGATGGCGGAGCTGGAGGAGGTGACTCTGGACGGGAAGCCTCTTCAGGCGCTGCGGGTGACCGACCTGAAGGCCGCACTGGAGCAGCGAGGCCTAGCCAAGAGCGGGCAGAAGAGTGCCCTGGTCAAGCGGCTCAAAGGG GCTCTAATGCTAGAAAATTTGCAGAAACACTCAACACCCCATGCTGCATTCCAGCCAAATTCCCAG ATTGGCGAGGAAATGAGCCAGAACAGTTTCATAAAGCAGTATCTGGAAAAGCAGCAGGAGCTACTTAGGCAGCGTCTGGAACGTGAAGCCCGAGAAGCTGCAGAACTTGAAG AAGCTTCAGCTGAGTCGGAGGACGAGATGATCCATCCTGAGGGAGTGGCTTCCCTGCTGCCTCCTGACTTTCAGAGCAGCCTGGAGAGACCAGAGCTGGAGCTCAGCAGACATTCACCCA GAAAAAGCTCCTCTGTTTCTGAAGAGAAAGGTGAATCTGATGATGATAAaccaaggaaaggagaaagacgATCATCCAGGGTCAGACAG gcaagaGCAGCTAAACTCTCTGAGTGCAGCCAGGCtgctgaggaggaagaggaccaAGAGGCACCTTCCAGAAATCTGCGGGTCAGAGCAGATCGAAATTtgaaaacagaggaggaagaagaagaggaggaggaagaggaggaagatgaggaagaggaagaagatgatgaGGGACAAAAATCTAGGGATGTACCAGTCCTGAAACAGtttgaggaaacagaagagagggaagagatacCCAAAGCAAAACCAGAGGAGGTGATAGATGAGAGATCCCAAACCATAAGATCCCAGGAACAGGAGGGgttagagagaggagggagagttACAAGGTCCCAGGAGGAGGCCAGAAGAAGTCATATGGCCAGACATCAGCAggagaaagagatgaaaacagtttcttctcttgaggaggaagaaaaggaagtaaacattttaaaaggcttCGAGGAAAAATCGaaatccccctcccctcctcgacTGACTGAAGATCTGGAGAAGGCCCCTCTTGTGCTACAACCAGAGCAAAATGCCAGTGAGGAGGAAACTCCCCCACCCTTACTTACCAAGGAAGCATCTTCTCCACCGTCTAATACACAACTCCAGagtgaagaagaaatagagcCCATGGAAGGCCCAGCTCCCCCTGTCCTCATTCAGCTGTCTCCTCATAATACAGATGCTGAGGCCAGGGAGCTATTAATATCTCAGCATACTGTCCAGTTGGTGGGAGGCCTGTCTCCTTTGTCCAGTCTTGCAGACACCAAAGCAGAATCTCTAGCAGAGAAAGTGCCAGAGGAGAGTGTCCTGCCTCTAGTTCAGAAAAGCACACTAGCTGAATGCTCAACCCAGAAGGGTCTTGAAACTGAGTCAGAAAAATCTGCTCAGCCACTCCCTCTAAAAATTGAGGAATTAGCACCGGCCAAAGGGATCACTGAGGAATCTCTGAAACAGCTGTCTTTGGAACAGAAGGAAGGCAGAAGGGCTTCTCATACTCTTCTCCCAAGCCACAGATTGAAACAGTCAGCTGACTCATCCTCAAGCCGgtcctcctcttcatcctccaGTTCTAGATCAAGATCCCGCTCTCCTGACAGCTCAGGCTCTCAATCTCACTCATCTCCAAGATCCAAGCAGAGAGATGGATCTCGGGCACGTACTCACACCAACCCTCGTGGTAGATCTGAGATGGACTCCAGATCAACGTCAGAGTCCAGGTCACGTTCCCGTTCCCGTTCAGCGTCAAGCAACAGCAGAAAA TCTCTGAGCCCTGGAGTCTCCAGAGACAGCAGCACCAGCTACACTGAAACCAAAGATCCCTCTTCTGGTCAGGAGGTTGCAACTCCACCAGTGCCACAACTGCAGGTCCTTGAGCCAAAGGAGAGGACTTCCACCTCATCCTCTATTCGAATGAGGCGTTTAAGCCAACCTGAGCCAGCCGAAAAGCATGTGACCCAGAGGTTACAACCTGAGCGG GGGAGCCCAAAGAAGTGTGAAGCTGAAGAGGCAGAGCCACCAGCTGCCACACAGCCCCAAACCTCAGAGACCCAGACTTCTCACCTACCAGAATCAGAAAGGATTCATCACACTGT tgaggagaaggaggaagtgaCCATGGACACAAGTGAAAACAGACCTGAAAATGAGGTTCCAGAACCCCCCGTGCCTATTGCAGACCAAGTCAGCAATGATGACCGCCCAGAGGGCAGTGCCGAAgatgaggagaagaaagag AGCTCGCTGCCCAAATCATTCAAGAGGAAGATCTCCGTTGTCT CAGCTACCAAGGGGGTGCCAGCTGGAAACAGTGACACAGAGGGGGGCCAGCCTGGTCGGAAGCGGCGTTGGGGAGCCAGCACAGCCACCACACAGAAGAAGCCCTCCATCAGTATCACCACTGAATCACTCAAG GAGGCTATTGTGGATCTTCATGCTGATGACTCCCGAATCTCTGAGGATGAGACAGAGCGTAATGGTGACGATGGAACACATGACAAGGGGCTGAAAATATGCCGGACTGTCACCCAG GTAGTACCTGCCGAAGGCCAAGAGAatgggcagagggaagaagaggaagaagagaaggagccCGAAGCAGAACCCCCTATACCTCCCCAGGTTTCAGTAGAGGTGGCCTTGCCCCCTCCTGTGGAGCATGAAGTAAAAAAAG TGACTTTAGGAGATACCTTAACTCGACGTTCCATTAGCCAGCAAAAGTCTGGAGTTTCCATTACAATTGATGACCCAGTCCGAACTGCTCAggtgccctccccgccccggggcAAGATCAGTAACATCGTCCACATCTCCAATTTG GTGCGTCCCTTTACTTTAGGCCAACTAAAGGAATTGTTGGGACGGACAGGAACTCTGGTGGAAGAGGCCTTCTGGATTGACAAGATCAAATCTCACTGCTTTGTAACG TACTCAACAGTAGAGGAAGCAGTTGCCACCCGCACAGCTCTACATGGGGTCAAGTGGCCCCAGTCCAACCCCAAATTCCTTTGTGCTGACTATGCTGAGCAAGAGGAG CTGGATTATCACCGGGGCCTCTTGGTGGACCGTCCCTCTGAAACTAAGACAGAGGAGCAGGGGGTACCACGGCCCCTgcatcccccgcccccacccccagcccagccaccACAGCATCCCCGGGCAGAACAGCGGGAGCAGGAGAGGGCGGTGCGGGAACAGTGGGCAGAGCGGGAACGGGAAATGGAGCGGCGGGAGCGAACTCGATCAGAGCGTGAATGGGATCGGGACAAAGTTCGAGAAGGGCCCCGCTCCCGATCACGGTCCCGTGACCGCCGCCGCAAGGAACGTGCGAAGTctaaagaaaagaagagtgagAAGAAAG AGAAAGCTCAGGAGGAACCACCTGCCAAGCTGCTGGATGACCTTTTCCGTAAAACCAAGGCAGCTCCCTGCATCTATTGGCTCCCTCTGACTGACAGCCAG ATTGTTCAGAAGGAGGCAGAGCGGGCTGAACGGGCCAAGGAGCGGGAGAAGCGGCGAAAGGAGCAAGAGGAGGAAGAGCAAAAGGAGCGGGA
- the ACIN1 gene encoding apoptotic chromatin condensation inducer in the nucleus isoform X10: protein MPEAVGTDPSTSRKMAELEEVTLDGKPLQALRVTDLKAALEQRGLAKSGQKSALVKRLKGALMLENLQKHSTPHAAFQPNSQIGEEMSQNSFIKQYLEKQQELLRQRLEREAREAAELEEASAESEDEMIHPEGVASLLPPDFQSSLERPELELSRHSPRKSSSVSEEKGESDDDKPRKGERRSSRVRQARAAKLSECSQAAEEEEDQEAPSRNLRVRADRNLKTEEEEEEEEEEEEDEEEEEDDEGQKSRDVPVLKQFEETEEREEIPKAKPEEVIDERSQTIRSQEQEGLERGGRVTRSQEEARRSHMARHQQEKEMKTVSSLEEEEKEVNILKGFEEKSKSPSPPRLTEDLEKAPLVLQPEQNASEEETPPPLLTKEASSPPSNTQLQSEEEIEPMEGPAPPVLIQLSPHNTDAEARELLISQHTVQLVGGLSPLSSLADTKAESLAEKVPEESVLPLVQKSTLAECSTQKGLETESEKSAQPLPLKIEELAPAKGITEESLKQLSLEQKEGRRASHTLLPSHRLKQSADSSSSRSSSSSSSSRSRSRSPDSSGSQSHSSPRSKQRDGSRARTHTNPRGRSEMDSRSTSESRSRSRSRSASSNSRKGSPKKCEAEEAEPPAATQPQTSETQTSHLPESERIHHTVEEKEEVTMDTSENRPENEVPEPPVPIADQVSNDDRPEGSAEDEEKKESSLPKSFKRKISVVSTKGVPAGNSDTEGGQPGRKRRWGASTATTQKKPSISITTESLKSLIPDIKPLAGQEAIVDLHADDSRISEDETERNGDDGTHDKGLKICRTVTQVVPAEGQENGQREEEEEEKEPEAEPPIPPQVSVEVALPPPVEHEVKKVTLGDTLTRRSISQQKSGVSITIDDPVRTAQVPSPPRGKISNIVHISNLVRPFTLGQLKELLGRTGTLVEEAFWIDKIKSHCFVTYSTVEEAVATRTALHGVKWPQSNPKFLCADYAEQEELDYHRGLLVDRPSETKTEEQGVPRPLHPPPPPPAQPPQHPRAEQREQERAVREQWAEREREMERRERTRSEREWDRDKVREGPRSRSRSRDRRRKERAKSKEKKSEKKEKAQEEPPAKLLDDLFRKTKAAPCIYWLPLTDSQIVQKEAERAERAKEREKRRKEQEEEEQKEREKEAERERNRQLEREKRREHSRERDRERERERERDRGDRDRDRERDRERGRERDRRDTKRHSRSRSRSTPVRDRGGRR from the exons ATGCCCGAAGCCGTCGGGACGGACCCGAGTACCTCACGCAAGATGGCGGAGCTGGAGGAGGTGACTCTGGACGGGAAGCCTCTTCAGGCGCTGCGGGTGACCGACCTGAAGGCCGCACTGGAGCAGCGAGGCCTAGCCAAGAGCGGGCAGAAGAGTGCCCTGGTCAAGCGGCTCAAAGGG GCTCTAATGCTAGAAAATTTGCAGAAACACTCAACACCCCATGCTGCATTCCAGCCAAATTCCCAG ATTGGCGAGGAAATGAGCCAGAACAGTTTCATAAAGCAGTATCTGGAAAAGCAGCAGGAGCTACTTAGGCAGCGTCTGGAACGTGAAGCCCGAGAAGCTGCAGAACTTGAAG AAGCTTCAGCTGAGTCGGAGGACGAGATGATCCATCCTGAGGGAGTGGCTTCCCTGCTGCCTCCTGACTTTCAGAGCAGCCTGGAGAGACCAGAGCTGGAGCTCAGCAGACATTCACCCA GAAAAAGCTCCTCTGTTTCTGAAGAGAAAGGTGAATCTGATGATGATAAaccaaggaaaggagaaagacgATCATCCAGGGTCAGACAG gcaagaGCAGCTAAACTCTCTGAGTGCAGCCAGGCtgctgaggaggaagaggaccaAGAGGCACCTTCCAGAAATCTGCGGGTCAGAGCAGATCGAAATTtgaaaacagaggaggaagaagaagaggaggaggaagaggaggaagatgaggaagaggaagaagatgatgaGGGACAAAAATCTAGGGATGTACCAGTCCTGAAACAGtttgaggaaacagaagagagggaagagatacCCAAAGCAAAACCAGAGGAGGTGATAGATGAGAGATCCCAAACCATAAGATCCCAGGAACAGGAGGGgttagagagaggagggagagttACAAGGTCCCAGGAGGAGGCCAGAAGAAGTCATATGGCCAGACATCAGCAggagaaagagatgaaaacagtttcttctcttgaggaggaagaaaaggaagtaaacattttaaaaggcttCGAGGAAAAATCGaaatccccctcccctcctcgacTGACTGAAGATCTGGAGAAGGCCCCTCTTGTGCTACAACCAGAGCAAAATGCCAGTGAGGAGGAAACTCCCCCACCCTTACTTACCAAGGAAGCATCTTCTCCACCGTCTAATACACAACTCCAGagtgaagaagaaatagagcCCATGGAAGGCCCAGCTCCCCCTGTCCTCATTCAGCTGTCTCCTCATAATACAGATGCTGAGGCCAGGGAGCTATTAATATCTCAGCATACTGTCCAGTTGGTGGGAGGCCTGTCTCCTTTGTCCAGTCTTGCAGACACCAAAGCAGAATCTCTAGCAGAGAAAGTGCCAGAGGAGAGTGTCCTGCCTCTAGTTCAGAAAAGCACACTAGCTGAATGCTCAACCCAGAAGGGTCTTGAAACTGAGTCAGAAAAATCTGCTCAGCCACTCCCTCTAAAAATTGAGGAATTAGCACCGGCCAAAGGGATCACTGAGGAATCTCTGAAACAGCTGTCTTTGGAACAGAAGGAAGGCAGAAGGGCTTCTCATACTCTTCTCCCAAGCCACAGATTGAAACAGTCAGCTGACTCATCCTCAAGCCGgtcctcctcttcatcctccaGTTCTAGATCAAGATCCCGCTCTCCTGACAGCTCAGGCTCTCAATCTCACTCATCTCCAAGATCCAAGCAGAGAGATGGATCTCGGGCACGTACTCACACCAACCCTCGTGGTAGATCTGAGATGGACTCCAGATCAACGTCAGAGTCCAGGTCACGTTCCCGTTCCCGTTCAGCGTCAAGCAACAGCAGAAAA GGGAGCCCAAAGAAGTGTGAAGCTGAAGAGGCAGAGCCACCAGCTGCCACACAGCCCCAAACCTCAGAGACCCAGACTTCTCACCTACCAGAATCAGAAAGGATTCATCACACTGT tgaggagaaggaggaagtgaCCATGGACACAAGTGAAAACAGACCTGAAAATGAGGTTCCAGAACCCCCCGTGCCTATTGCAGACCAAGTCAGCAATGATGACCGCCCAGAGGGCAGTGCCGAAgatgaggagaagaaagag AGCTCGCTGCCCAAATCATTCAAGAGGAAGATCTCCGTTGTCT CTACCAAGGGGGTGCCAGCTGGAAACAGTGACACAGAGGGGGGCCAGCCTGGTCGGAAGCGGCGTTGGGGAGCCAGCACAGCCACCACACAGAAGAAGCCCTCCATCAGTATCACCACTGAATCACTCAAG AGCCTCATCCCCGACATCAAACCCCTGGCGGGGCAGGAGGCTATTGTGGATCTTCATGCTGATGACTCCCGAATCTCTGAGGATGAGACAGAGCGTAATGGTGACGATGGAACACATGACAAGGGGCTGAAAATATGCCGGACTGTCACCCAG GTAGTACCTGCCGAAGGCCAAGAGAatgggcagagggaagaagaggaagaagagaaggagccCGAAGCAGAACCCCCTATACCTCCCCAGGTTTCAGTAGAGGTGGCCTTGCCCCCTCCTGTGGAGCATGAAGTAAAAAAAG TGACTTTAGGAGATACCTTAACTCGACGTTCCATTAGCCAGCAAAAGTCTGGAGTTTCCATTACAATTGATGACCCAGTCCGAACTGCTCAggtgccctccccgccccggggcAAGATCAGTAACATCGTCCACATCTCCAATTTG GTGCGTCCCTTTACTTTAGGCCAACTAAAGGAATTGTTGGGACGGACAGGAACTCTGGTGGAAGAGGCCTTCTGGATTGACAAGATCAAATCTCACTGCTTTGTAACG TACTCAACAGTAGAGGAAGCAGTTGCCACCCGCACAGCTCTACATGGGGTCAAGTGGCCCCAGTCCAACCCCAAATTCCTTTGTGCTGACTATGCTGAGCAAGAGGAG CTGGATTATCACCGGGGCCTCTTGGTGGACCGTCCCTCTGAAACTAAGACAGAGGAGCAGGGGGTACCACGGCCCCTgcatcccccgcccccacccccagcccagccaccACAGCATCCCCGGGCAGAACAGCGGGAGCAGGAGAGGGCGGTGCGGGAACAGTGGGCAGAGCGGGAACGGGAAATGGAGCGGCGGGAGCGAACTCGATCAGAGCGTGAATGGGATCGGGACAAAGTTCGAGAAGGGCCCCGCTCCCGATCACGGTCCCGTGACCGCCGCCGCAAGGAACGTGCGAAGTctaaagaaaagaagagtgagAAGAAAG AGAAAGCTCAGGAGGAACCACCTGCCAAGCTGCTGGATGACCTTTTCCGTAAAACCAAGGCAGCTCCCTGCATCTATTGGCTCCCTCTGACTGACAGCCAG ATTGTTCAGAAGGAGGCAGAGCGGGCTGAACGGGCCAAGGAGCGGGAGAAGCGGCGAAAGGAGCAAGAGGAGGAAGAGCAAAAGGAGCGGGA
- the ACIN1 gene encoding apoptotic chromatin condensation inducer in the nucleus isoform X7, with protein MPEAVGTDPSTSRKMAELEEVTLDGKPLQALRVTDLKAALEQRGLAKSGQKSALVKRLKGALMLENLQKHSTPHAAFQPNSQIGEEMSQNSFIKQYLEKQQELLRQRLEREAREAAELEGKSSSVSEEKGESDDDKPRKGERRSSRVRQARAAKLSECSQAAEEEEDQEAPSRNLRVRADRNLKTEEEEEEEEEEEEDEEEEEDDEGQKSRDVPVLKQFEETEEREEIPKAKPEEVIDERSQTIRSQEQEGLERGGRVTRSQEEARRSHMARHQQEKEMKTVSSLEEEEKEVNILKGFEEKSKSPSPPRLTEDLEKAPLVLQPEQNASEEETPPPLLTKEASSPPSNTQLQSEEEIEPMEGPAPPVLIQLSPHNTDAEARELLISQHTVQLVGGLSPLSSLADTKAESLAEKVPEESVLPLVQKSTLAECSTQKGLETESEKSAQPLPLKIEELAPAKGITEESLKQLSLEQKEGRRASHTLLPSHRLKQSADSSSSRSSSSSSSSRSRSRSPDSSGSQSHSSPRSKQRDGSRARTHTNPRGRSEMDSRSTSESRSRSRSRSASSNSRKSLSPGVSRDSSTSYTETKDPSSGQEVATPPVPQLQVLEPKERTSTSSSIRMRRLSQPEPAEKHVTQRLQPERGSPKKCEAEEAEPPAATQPQTSETQTSHLPESERIHHTVEEKEEVTMDTSENRPENEVPEPPVPIADQVSNDDRPEGSAEDEEKKESSLPKSFKRKISVVSATKGVPAGNSDTEGGQPGRKRRWGASTATTQKKPSISITTESLKEAIVDLHADDSRISEDETERNGDDGTHDKGLKICRTVTQVVPAEGQENGQREEEEEEKEPEAEPPIPPQVSVEVALPPPVEHEVKKVTLGDTLTRRSISQQKSGVSITIDDPVRTAQVPSPPRGKISNIVHISNLVRPFTLGQLKELLGRTGTLVEEAFWIDKIKSHCFVTYSTVEEAVATRTALHGVKWPQSNPKFLCADYAEQEELDYHRGLLVDRPSETKTEEQGVPRPLHPPPPPPAQPPQHPRAEQREQERAVREQWAEREREMERRERTRSEREWDRDKVREGPRSRSRSRDRRRKERAKSKEKKSEKKEKAQEEPPAKLLDDLFRKTKAAPCIYWLPLTDSQIVQKEAERAERAKEREKRRKEQEEEEQKEREKEAERERNRQLEREKRREHSRERDRERERERERDRGDRDRDRERDRERGRERDRRDTKRHSRSRSRSTPVRDRGGRR; from the exons ATGCCCGAAGCCGTCGGGACGGACCCGAGTACCTCACGCAAGATGGCGGAGCTGGAGGAGGTGACTCTGGACGGGAAGCCTCTTCAGGCGCTGCGGGTGACCGACCTGAAGGCCGCACTGGAGCAGCGAGGCCTAGCCAAGAGCGGGCAGAAGAGTGCCCTGGTCAAGCGGCTCAAAGGG GCTCTAATGCTAGAAAATTTGCAGAAACACTCAACACCCCATGCTGCATTCCAGCCAAATTCCCAG ATTGGCGAGGAAATGAGCCAGAACAGTTTCATAAAGCAGTATCTGGAAAAGCAGCAGGAGCTACTTAGGCAGCGTCTGGAACGTGAAGCCCGAGAAGCTGCAGAACTTGAAG GAAAAAGCTCCTCTGTTTCTGAAGAGAAAGGTGAATCTGATGATGATAAaccaaggaaaggagaaagacgATCATCCAGGGTCAGACAG gcaagaGCAGCTAAACTCTCTGAGTGCAGCCAGGCtgctgaggaggaagaggaccaAGAGGCACCTTCCAGAAATCTGCGGGTCAGAGCAGATCGAAATTtgaaaacagaggaggaagaagaagaggaggaggaagaggaggaagatgaggaagaggaagaagatgatgaGGGACAAAAATCTAGGGATGTACCAGTCCTGAAACAGtttgaggaaacagaagagagggaagagatacCCAAAGCAAAACCAGAGGAGGTGATAGATGAGAGATCCCAAACCATAAGATCCCAGGAACAGGAGGGgttagagagaggagggagagttACAAGGTCCCAGGAGGAGGCCAGAAGAAGTCATATGGCCAGACATCAGCAggagaaagagatgaaaacagtttcttctcttgaggaggaagaaaaggaagtaaacattttaaaaggcttCGAGGAAAAATCGaaatccccctcccctcctcgacTGACTGAAGATCTGGAGAAGGCCCCTCTTGTGCTACAACCAGAGCAAAATGCCAGTGAGGAGGAAACTCCCCCACCCTTACTTACCAAGGAAGCATCTTCTCCACCGTCTAATACACAACTCCAGagtgaagaagaaatagagcCCATGGAAGGCCCAGCTCCCCCTGTCCTCATTCAGCTGTCTCCTCATAATACAGATGCTGAGGCCAGGGAGCTATTAATATCTCAGCATACTGTCCAGTTGGTGGGAGGCCTGTCTCCTTTGTCCAGTCTTGCAGACACCAAAGCAGAATCTCTAGCAGAGAAAGTGCCAGAGGAGAGTGTCCTGCCTCTAGTTCAGAAAAGCACACTAGCTGAATGCTCAACCCAGAAGGGTCTTGAAACTGAGTCAGAAAAATCTGCTCAGCCACTCCCTCTAAAAATTGAGGAATTAGCACCGGCCAAAGGGATCACTGAGGAATCTCTGAAACAGCTGTCTTTGGAACAGAAGGAAGGCAGAAGGGCTTCTCATACTCTTCTCCCAAGCCACAGATTGAAACAGTCAGCTGACTCATCCTCAAGCCGgtcctcctcttcatcctccaGTTCTAGATCAAGATCCCGCTCTCCTGACAGCTCAGGCTCTCAATCTCACTCATCTCCAAGATCCAAGCAGAGAGATGGATCTCGGGCACGTACTCACACCAACCCTCGTGGTAGATCTGAGATGGACTCCAGATCAACGTCAGAGTCCAGGTCACGTTCCCGTTCCCGTTCAGCGTCAAGCAACAGCAGAAAA TCTCTGAGCCCTGGAGTCTCCAGAGACAGCAGCACCAGCTACACTGAAACCAAAGATCCCTCTTCTGGTCAGGAGGTTGCAACTCCACCAGTGCCACAACTGCAGGTCCTTGAGCCAAAGGAGAGGACTTCCACCTCATCCTCTATTCGAATGAGGCGTTTAAGCCAACCTGAGCCAGCCGAAAAGCATGTGACCCAGAGGTTACAACCTGAGCGG GGGAGCCCAAAGAAGTGTGAAGCTGAAGAGGCAGAGCCACCAGCTGCCACACAGCCCCAAACCTCAGAGACCCAGACTTCTCACCTACCAGAATCAGAAAGGATTCATCACACTGT tgaggagaaggaggaagtgaCCATGGACACAAGTGAAAACAGACCTGAAAATGAGGTTCCAGAACCCCCCGTGCCTATTGCAGACCAAGTCAGCAATGATGACCGCCCAGAGGGCAGTGCCGAAgatgaggagaagaaagag AGCTCGCTGCCCAAATCATTCAAGAGGAAGATCTCCGTTGTCT CAGCTACCAAGGGGGTGCCAGCTGGAAACAGTGACACAGAGGGGGGCCAGCCTGGTCGGAAGCGGCGTTGGGGAGCCAGCACAGCCACCACACAGAAGAAGCCCTCCATCAGTATCACCACTGAATCACTCAAG GAGGCTATTGTGGATCTTCATGCTGATGACTCCCGAATCTCTGAGGATGAGACAGAGCGTAATGGTGACGATGGAACACATGACAAGGGGCTGAAAATATGCCGGACTGTCACCCAG GTAGTACCTGCCGAAGGCCAAGAGAatgggcagagggaagaagaggaagaagagaaggagccCGAAGCAGAACCCCCTATACCTCCCCAGGTTTCAGTAGAGGTGGCCTTGCCCCCTCCTGTGGAGCATGAAGTAAAAAAAG TGACTTTAGGAGATACCTTAACTCGACGTTCCATTAGCCAGCAAAAGTCTGGAGTTTCCATTACAATTGATGACCCAGTCCGAACTGCTCAggtgccctccccgccccggggcAAGATCAGTAACATCGTCCACATCTCCAATTTG GTGCGTCCCTTTACTTTAGGCCAACTAAAGGAATTGTTGGGACGGACAGGAACTCTGGTGGAAGAGGCCTTCTGGATTGACAAGATCAAATCTCACTGCTTTGTAACG TACTCAACAGTAGAGGAAGCAGTTGCCACCCGCACAGCTCTACATGGGGTCAAGTGGCCCCAGTCCAACCCCAAATTCCTTTGTGCTGACTATGCTGAGCAAGAGGAG CTGGATTATCACCGGGGCCTCTTGGTGGACCGTCCCTCTGAAACTAAGACAGAGGAGCAGGGGGTACCACGGCCCCTgcatcccccgcccccacccccagcccagccaccACAGCATCCCCGGGCAGAACAGCGGGAGCAGGAGAGGGCGGTGCGGGAACAGTGGGCAGAGCGGGAACGGGAAATGGAGCGGCGGGAGCGAACTCGATCAGAGCGTGAATGGGATCGGGACAAAGTTCGAGAAGGGCCCCGCTCCCGATCACGGTCCCGTGACCGCCGCCGCAAGGAACGTGCGAAGTctaaagaaaagaagagtgagAAGAAAG AGAAAGCTCAGGAGGAACCACCTGCCAAGCTGCTGGATGACCTTTTCCGTAAAACCAAGGCAGCTCCCTGCATCTATTGGCTCCCTCTGACTGACAGCCAG ATTGTTCAGAAGGAGGCAGAGCGGGCTGAACGGGCCAAGGAGCGGGAGAAGCGGCGAAAGGAGCAAGAGGAGGAAGAGCAAAAGGAGCGGGA